A stretch of Perognathus longimembris pacificus isolate PPM17 chromosome 1, ASM2315922v1, whole genome shotgun sequence DNA encodes these proteins:
- the LOC125348266 gene encoding olfactory receptor 6C75-like: MGNFTAVSDFILLGLTDDPQWQVVLLLFLLVTYLLSVTGNLTIIILTLSDPHLQTPMYFLLQSLSFLEIAFTSASTPRFLVTITTGNRSISYNDCMAQLFFVIFLGVTEFYLLTAMSYDRYVAICKPLHYTTIMSNKVCMLLVFSCWLAGFLIVFPPVILLIQLDFCASNIIDHFFCDSSPLLQLSCTNTHFLELMILSLAVVTLMVTLTLVILSYSNIIQTILRIPSTSQRKKAFSTCSSHMIVVSLSYGSCIFMYIKPSAKERVTLSKGIAVLYTSVTPFLNPFIYTLRNQQVKQAFKSMVDRMVFSSIDYEHPAQNLGLKSLQSYSSGYPATRFSRDSPGHQAPVSGRAGVRRRYSIFPAA, encoded by the exons atgGGAAATTTTACAGCAGTCTCTGACTTCATTCTTCTTGGATTGACAGATGACCCTCAGTGGCAGGTTGTGCTTTTGCTCTTTCTCCTTGTCACCTACCTACTCAGTGTGACAGGAAACCTGACCATCATCATCCTCACCCTCTCAGATCCCCATCTGCAGACACCCATGTATTTCCTTCTTCAGAGCTTATCATTCCTAGAAATAGCATTCACATCTGCCTCCACTCCCAGATTCCTTGTCACCATCACAACAGGAAACAGAAGCATTTCTTACAATGATTGCATGGCCCAGCTATTTTTTGTCATATTCTTAGGAGTGACAGAATTTTACCTCCTGACAGCAATGTCCTATGATCGGTACGTGGCCATCTGCAAACCCCTCCATTACACAACCATCATGAGCAACAAGGTCTGTATGCTTCTGGTCTTCAGTTGCTGGCTTGCAGGATTCCTCATTGTCTTTCCTCCAGTCATCCTTCTGATACAATTAGATTTTTGTGCCTCCAACATTATTGACCATTTTTTCTGTGACTCTTCTCCACTTCTGCAACTTTCTTGCACAAACACCCACTTTCTAGAACTCATGATACTCTCTTTAGCAGTGGTAACACTCATGGTCACCTTGACACTAGTAATTCTCTCCTATTCAAATATCATCCAGACCATTCTGAGAATTCCTTCTACCAGCCAAAGGAAGAAAGCCTTTTCCACTTGCTCCTCCCATATGATCGTTGTGTCCCTCTCTTATGGCAGCTGCATCTTCATGTACATTAAGCCTTCAGCAAAGGAGAGGGTGACTTTGAGCAAAGGAATAGCTGTGCTCTACACCTCTGTGACTCCTTTCTTAAACCCCTTCATCTACACACTACGCAATCAGCAAGTGAAGCAAGCCTTCAAGAGCATGGTCGACAGGATGGTCTTTTCTTCAA TAGATTATGAACACCCGGCACAAAACTTGGGACTGAAGTCACTGCAGAGCTACAGCTCCGGATACCCGGCCACGAGGTTCTCCCGAGATTCACCTGGACACCAAGCGCCTGTGTCTGGCAGAGCCGGTGTGAGACGAAGATACAGTATTTTTCCAGCCGCCTAG